The following are encoded together in the Malaya genurostris strain Urasoe2022 chromosome 3, Malgen_1.1, whole genome shotgun sequence genome:
- the LOC131437526 gene encoding m7GpppN-mRNA hydrolase has protein sequence MTTNSPVSMVLSASVLGKTKTTQPQQPQPLKISSDILDDLGSRFIINVPVEERENLIRICFQIELAHWFYLDFYCSVQKQKCGIKQFAFQLFEHIPFLRPHLISVDTILDDWKQYKLTVPTYGAILLSEDLKHVLLVQSFWAKSSWGFPKGKINENEEPLNCAIREVYEETGYDIKNLIVPSEYIELVINYQYTRLYLVSGVPFSTVFSPRTRNEIKCCEWFPIELLPVTKNDNFVKNNLSLNGNSFFMILPFIKRLKKWLEKLQKSKHKGGTNKSPVFSSAGKQNSKYSGNSVSQTQPNNNRQRQRHKSLGDIEQQQRSKSSGSQQVTNTQLNQSNSIQNTPNASTSTADGYKYFLSESVETQLSTSTSNKKSVKKQVHHEVGVNNSITGTGGGGRSQTKRKLFEAVPNADVQIEIANKDPYAMFDVSTAWMGFKLDYSKFV, from the exons ATGACCACGAATAGTCCAGTTAGTATGGTTCTGTCGGCATCAGTACTTGGAAAGACAAAGACAACTCAACCGCAGCAACCACAACCTTTAAAGATTTCAAGCGATATTCTGGACGATTTGGGAAGCCGATTTATTATCAATGTTCCTGTTGAAGAGCGAGAGAATCTCATCCGGATTTGCTTCCAAATCGAGTTGGCACATTGGTTCTATCTAGATTTTTATTGTTcggttcaaaaacaaaaatgtggcATCAAACAATTTGCTTTTCAGCTCTTTGAG caTATACCCTTCTTAAGACCACACTTGATTTCGGTGGATACGATTTTGGATGATTGGAAACAGTATAAGCTGACTGTGCCAACATATGGAGCAATACTTCTATCCGAAGATTTGAAACATGTTTTGTTAGTTCAATCTTTCTGGGCAAAATCGTCGTGGGGTTTCCCGAAAGGAAAAATCAACGAAAATGAAGAGCCTCTAAACTGTGCTATCCGGGAGGTGTATGAAGAAACAGGTTACGATATAAAAAATTTGATTGTGCCCAGCGAATACATAGAGTTAGTTATTAATTACCAATATACTAGACTCTACTTAGTCAGTGGTGTACCGTTTTCAACGGTATTTTCACCCCGCAcaagaaatgaaataaaatgttgCGAATGGTTTCCGATCGAGCTGCTTCCAGTAACTAAGAACGATAATTTTGTCAAAAACAATCTCAGTTTAAACGGAAATTCGTTCTTTATGATACTGCCGTTTATCAAAcgtttgaaaaaatggttggaaaaaCTACAGAAGAGCAAGCATAAGGGAGGAACCAATAAATCGCCAGTTTTCAGCTCAGCAGGCAAACAGAATAGTAAATATTCAGGGAATTCAGTAAGTCAAACTCAACCCAACAACAACCGACAACGACAAAGACACAAGTCTTTGGGTGACATCGAACAGCAACAGCGATCTAAATCCAGTGGATCCCAACAGGTTACAAACACCCAATTGAATCAGTCGAATTCCATCCAAAACACTCCCAATGCCTCTACTTCGACGGCAGAtggatataaatattttttaagtgaATCGGTTGAAACACAGCTCAGTACCTcaacttcaaataaaaaatctgtgaagAAACAGGTTCATCACGAGGTCGGAGTAAATAATTCCATTACTGGTACAGGGGGAGGTGGGCGATCACAAACTAAGAGAAAACTGTTCGAGGCTGTTCCGAATGCAGATGTGCAGATTGAGATTGCCAATAAGGATCCTTATGCCATGTTTGACGTTAGCACAGCATGGATGGGATTTAAACTTGACTACAGTAAATTTGtgtaa